In a single window of the Pseudorca crassidens isolate mPseCra1 chromosome 9, mPseCra1.hap1, whole genome shotgun sequence genome:
- the BCO2 gene encoding carotenoid-cleaving dioxygenase, mitochondrial isoform X3 has protein sequence MALLHQFKVEKGTVTYRSKFLQSETYKANSVHDRIVISEFGTLALPDPCRNVFERFLSKFEPPAITDNTNVNYVQYKGDYYISTETNFMNKVDIETLEKTEKVDWSKFIAVNGATAHPHYDKDGTAYNMGNSYGQHGSCYNVIRVPPEKVDPGETIHGAQVICSIASAERMKPSYYHSFGMTRNYIVFIEQPLKMNLWKIITSKIRGKAFSDGISWEPQYNTWFHVVDKHTGQLLPGMYYSKPFVTFHQINAFEDQDCVVIDLCCQDDGRSLEVYQLQNLRKTGKELDQVYNSVARSFPRRFVLPLHVGLNAPEGKNLSPLTYSSASAVKQADGKILCSYENLYPEDLEEEGGVEFPQINYGQFSGKKYQFFYGCGFRHLVGDSLIKVDVVNKTLTVWREDGFYPSEPVFVPVPGANEEDGGVILSVVITPNQNERNFLLVLDAKNFEELGRAEVPVQMPYGFHGTFVTI, from the exons ATGGCTTTACTTCACCAGTTCAAGGTGGAGAAGGGCACAGTGACATACAGGAGCAAGTTTCTACAGAGTGAAACATATAAGGCCAACAGTGTTCATGATCGAATTGTGATCTCAGAATTTGGCACATTGGCTCTCCCCGATCCATGCAGGAATGTTTTTGAACGTTTCCTGTCAAAATTTGAACCGCCTG CAATTACTGACAACACCAATGTCAACTATGTGCAGTACAAGGGTGATTACTACATTAGTACGGAAACCAACTTCATGAACAAAGTGGACATTGAAACcctggaaaaaacagaaaag GTAGACTGGAGCAAATTTATTGCTGTGAATGGAGCAACTGCACATCCTCATTATGACAAAGATGGAACAGCATACAACATGGGGAACTCCTATGGGCAACATG GTTCTTGCTATAATGTTATTCGGGTTCCTCCGGAGAAAGTAGACCCTGGGGAGACAATCCATGGAGCCCAGGTGATATGTTCTATTGCTTCTGCAGAGAGGATGAAACCTTCTTACTACCACAGCTTTG GAATGACAAGGAACTACATTGTCTTCATTGAACAGCCTCTAAAGATGAATCTGTGGAAAATCATCACTTCTAAAATTCGGGGAAAGGCCTTTTCAGATGGAATAAGCTGGGAACCCCAGTATAATACATGGTTTCATGTGGTGGATAAGCACACTGGTCAG CTTCTTCCAGGGATGTACTACAGTAAACCTTTTGTTACTTTTCACCAAATCAATGCCTTTGAGGACCAGGACTGTGTCGTAATTGATTTGTGCTGTCAGGATGATGGAAGAAGCCTAGAAGTTTACCAACTACAGAATCTTAGGAAAACTGGGAAAGAGCTTGATCAG GTCTATAATTCAGTAGCCAGATCTTTCCCTCGAAGGTTTGTTTTGCCCTTACATGTCGGTTTGAATGCCCCTGAGGGAAAGAACCTCAGCCCCTTGACCTATTCTTCAGCCAGTGCTGTGAAACAGGCTGATGGAAAG ATTTTGTGCTCTTATGAAAATCTATATCCTGAGGACCTAGAAGAGGAAGGAGGTGTTGAATTTCCCCAGATCAACTATGGCCAATTCAGTGGCAAAAAGTATCAGTTCTTCTATGGCTGTGGCTTTCGGCATTTGGTGGGCGATTCTCTGATCAAGGTTGACGTGGTGAACAAGACACTGACG GTTTGGAGAGAAGATGGCTTTTATCCCTCAGAacctgtttttgttccagtaccaggAGCCAATGAAGAAGATGGTGGGGTTATTCTTTCTGTGGTGATCACTCCCAACCAG AATGAAAGAAATTTTCTCCTAGTCTTGGATGCCAAGAACTTTGAAGAACTGGGCCGAGCAGAGGTGCCTGTGCAAATGCCTTACGGGTTCCATGGCACCTTCGTGACCATCTGA
- the PTS gene encoding 6-pyruvoyl tetrahydrobiopterin synthase isoform X3, with amino-acid sequence MSAAASGPGRRARVSRLVSFSATHRLHSKSLSNEENLKLFGKCNNPNGHGHNYKVVVTVHGEIDPVTGMVMNLTDLKEYMEEAIMKPLDHKNLDLDVPYFADVVRALRGLVWCVKK; translated from the exons ATGAGCGCGGCGGCTTCGGGCCCTGGCCGGCGGGCGCGAGTGTCCCGCCTGGTCTCCTTCAGCGCGACCCATCGGCTCCACAG caaATCTCTGAGTAATGAGGAAAACTTGAAACTGTTTGGGAAATGCAACAACCCAAATGGCCATGGGCACAATTATAAAG TTGTGGTGACAGTACATGGAGAG attGATCCTGTTACAGGAATGGTCATGAATTTGACTGACCTCAAAGAGTATATGGAG GAGGCAATTATGAAGCCCCTTGATCATAAGAATCTGGATCTGGATGTGCCGTATTTTGCAGATGTTGTAAG
- the PTS gene encoding 6-pyruvoyl tetrahydrobiopterin synthase isoform X1 gives MSAAASGPGRRARVSRLVSFSATHRLHSKSLSNEENLKLFGKCNNPNGHGHNYKVVVTVHGEIDPVTGMVMNLTDLKEYMEEAIMKPLDHKNLDLDVPYFADVVSTTENVAVYIWENLQKFLPIGVLYKVKVYETDNNIVVYKGE, from the exons ATGAGCGCGGCGGCTTCGGGCCCTGGCCGGCGGGCGCGAGTGTCCCGCCTGGTCTCCTTCAGCGCGACCCATCGGCTCCACAG caaATCTCTGAGTAATGAGGAAAACTTGAAACTGTTTGGGAAATGCAACAACCCAAATGGCCATGGGCACAATTATAAAG TTGTGGTGACAGTACATGGAGAG attGATCCTGTTACAGGAATGGTCATGAATTTGACTGACCTCAAAGAGTATATGGAG GAGGCAATTATGAAGCCCCTTGATCATAAGAATCTGGATCTGGATGTGCCGTATTTTGCAGATGTTGTAAG CACGACAGAAAATGTAGCTGTATATATCTGGGAAAACCTCCAGAAATTTCTTcctataggagttctttataaaGTAAAAGTATATGAAACTGATAATAATATTGTAGTCTATAAAGGAGAATAA